The following proteins are encoded in a genomic region of Phragmites australis chromosome 9, lpPhrAust1.1, whole genome shotgun sequence:
- the LOC133929462 gene encoding nuclear transcription factor Y subunit B-4-like, translating to MSEGDFAPEIGGGKEQDRFLPIANIGRIMRRAVPENGKIAKDAKESLQECVSEFISFITSEASDKCMKEKRKTINGDDLIWSMGTLGFEDYVEPLKLYLKLYREVSLSNLPILSLGLFTLVVFVVTRFLACLRYACALLRHAQCGSLGGPTWTWC from the exons ATGTCGGAAGGGGACTTCGCGCCGGAGATCGGCGGAGGGAAGGAGCAGGACCGGTTCCTGCCGATCGCCAACATCGGGCGAATCATGCGCCGCGCGGTGCCGGAGAACGGAAAGATCGCCAAGGACGCCAAGGAGTCTCTCCAGGAGTGCGTCTCCGAGTTCATCAGCTTCATCACCAGCGA AGCGAGTGACAAGTGCATGAAGGAGAAGCGCAAAACCATCAACGGGGACGACCTGATCTGGTCCATGGGCACGCTCGGCTTCGAGGACTACGTCGAGCCCCTTAAGCTCTACCTCAAGCTCTACCGGGAGGTATCTCTCTCAAATCTCCCTATTCTTTCGCTGGGCTTGTTTACTCTTGTAGTGTTTGTTGTTACCCGGTTTTTAGCCTGTTTGCGTTACGCATGTGCACTGCTACGGCACGCACAATGTGGGTCATTAGGAGGTCCAACTTGGACTTGGTGCTAG